From a single Bacillus pumilus genomic region:
- a CDS encoding helix-turn-helix domain-containing protein — translation MNFKIVFGNKIKQIRIEKKMSITEFAELTGFTSSYISKIENYKINPTIKSVLQFCKKLNLKIDYFF, via the coding sequence TTGAATTTTAAAATTGTTTTTGGCAATAAAATAAAGCAAATTCGCATTGAAAAGAAGATGTCTATTACAGAATTTGCTGAATTAACGGGCTTTACAAGCTCGTATATTTCAAAGATAGAGAACTATAAGATTAACCCAACAATAAAAAGTGTGCTTCAATTCTGTAAAAAGTTGAATCTGAAAATTGATTATTTTTTTTAA
- a CDS encoding HNH endonuclease, whose protein sequence is MAKEFAKSFYNSSRWKKCRASYIQSRQGLCERCREPGSIVHHKEYLTPYNINDPDITLNHDMLELLCATCHQHEHYLKNSPTVEGVMFDELGNLIKREGPPF, encoded by the coding sequence ATGGCCAAGGAGTTCGCCAAGAGTTTCTACAATAGTAGTCGGTGGAAGAAGTGTAGAGCATCATACATCCAATCAAGACAAGGTCTGTGTGAAAGATGTAGGGAACCCGGAAGCATTGTCCATCACAAAGAGTATCTAACACCATACAACATTAATGATCCAGACATCACCTTGAACCATGACATGCTTGAGCTATTGTGTGCAACATGTCACCAACATGAACATTATTTAAAAAATAGTCCAACTGTTGAAGGTGTGATGTTTGATGAGCTTGGAAATTTAATTAAAAGGGAAGGCCCCCCGTTCTAA
- a CDS encoding DUF2513 domain-containing protein, with protein MFAIKRNMDIIRKILIKLEEDESPAHWKSLNIEGVDDTLVSYHIKILYEAGMIEGKDKQLDQYFWWEARNLTNQGHDLLDSLRNDTVYKKMKQHLGEKISQVPLSEILNLGTKLTNQWLTNIFG; from the coding sequence GTGTTTGCGATTAAAAGGAACATGGATATAATTCGCAAGATATTGATAAAATTAGAAGAAGATGAGTCACCTGCACACTGGAAAAGTTTGAATATAGAAGGTGTAGACGATACATTAGTTAGCTATCATATTAAAATATTATATGAAGCTGGAATGATAGAAGGTAAAGATAAGCAACTTGATCAATATTTCTGGTGGGAAGCTAGAAATCTTACAAATCAGGGCCACGATCTTTTGGATAGTTTAAGGAATGATACCGTGTATAAAAAAATGAAACAACATTTGGGTGAAAAAATTAGTCAGGTACCACTTTCAGAGATTTTAAATTTAGGTACAAAACTAACTAACCAATGGTTGACTAATATATTCGGGTAA
- a CDS encoding LysR family transcriptional regulator produces MDEKDWRFLKVLYEEKNITKAAEKLFVSQPALSYRLKQLEEEFDMKLFFKRKRGIEFTSEGEYLAAYANDMLKQLQQTKDGMLNMQKKVKGTIRLGVSSNFAQYKLPEILREFSKQYPHVQFMVNTGWSTKVMDLLGTSSVHLGILRGDYDWNGERFLLDKERLCIISKSEIQLKDLPKLPLIDYHTDSSLKRLINRWWQETFTMPPLVTMETDRQDTSKEMVKHGLGYAIVPEICLRPSDELFVKGLSYKDGQPVLRDTWLMYQPDSLHLSVVKAFIEFLRSQQG; encoded by the coding sequence ATGGACGAGAAAGACTGGCGTTTTTTAAAGGTGCTTTATGAAGAAAAGAACATCACAAAAGCAGCGGAAAAACTATTTGTCTCTCAGCCTGCTCTAAGCTATCGATTGAAGCAGCTTGAGGAAGAATTCGATATGAAGCTTTTCTTTAAAAGAAAACGAGGGATTGAATTTACGTCAGAGGGCGAGTATTTGGCTGCATACGCAAATGACATGCTCAAACAGCTCCAGCAAACAAAAGATGGCATGCTCAACATGCAAAAAAAGGTCAAAGGAACGATCCGGTTGGGGGTCTCAAGCAACTTTGCTCAGTATAAGCTGCCAGAAATTTTAAGAGAATTTTCTAAGCAGTATCCGCATGTTCAATTTATGGTGAATACAGGTTGGAGCACAAAAGTCATGGACTTATTAGGCACATCCAGTGTCCATTTAGGGATTTTAAGAGGGGATTACGACTGGAATGGAGAGCGGTTTTTGCTCGATAAAGAACGACTTTGCATCATTTCGAAATCAGAAATTCAGCTAAAAGACCTACCAAAGCTGCCGCTCATTGACTATCATACAGACAGTTCTTTAAAACGATTGATTAACAGATGGTGGCAGGAAACATTCACTATGCCTCCGCTTGTGACGATGGAGACAGACCGTCAGGATACATCAAAAGAGATGGTCAAGCATGGTTTAGGCTATGCCATTGTCCCAGAAATTTGTCTCAGACCAAGTGATGAGTTATTTGTAAAAGGGCTTTCGTATAAAGATGGACAGCCTGTTTTAAGAGATACATGGCTTATGTACCAGCCAGACTCCCTTCATTTATCTGTTGTGAAAGCATTCATTGAGTTTTTAAGAAGCCAGCAAGGTTGA
- a CDS encoding dUTP diphosphatase, producing the protein MNLQKMFEMQAELDRRIIREKGLEGQDLLPGLILALQVELAECANEWRGFKFWSNDQQPCTEKEIECSLCKGTGDMNYARVAEDAEGSGGHEYIKCEECNGEGTTGTKNPLLEEYVDCLHFILSIGNDIGYSSSIYNLNILKWNVKKVSGVNAFLSLFKGVSSLITGFEDAGMLFHYYRNIFNRFNELGIALGFTPEQIEQAYMDKNAVNHKRQQEGY; encoded by the coding sequence ATGAACCTACAAAAAATGTTTGAAATGCAGGCGGAGTTAGACCGCCGAATCATCCGAGAAAAAGGGCTGGAAGGTCAAGACCTGCTGCCCGGTCTTATCTTGGCTTTACAAGTTGAACTAGCGGAATGCGCTAACGAGTGGCGAGGCTTTAAGTTCTGGAGCAATGACCAGCAGCCATGCACGGAAAAAGAAATAGAGTGTTCTCTTTGTAAAGGCACTGGCGATATGAATTACGCAAGGGTCGCAGAGGACGCAGAAGGTAGCGGAGGACACGAATACATCAAATGTGAAGAATGCAACGGAGAAGGAACGACAGGCACTAAAAACCCACTCTTAGAAGAATACGTGGACTGCTTACACTTTATCTTGAGCATCGGTAATGACATTGGTTATTCTTCAAGTATTTATAATTTGAACATTTTGAAATGGAATGTCAAGAAAGTTAGCGGAGTGAATGCGTTTCTATCTCTTTTCAAAGGTGTGTCGTCCTTAATTACGGGATTTGAAGATGCTGGCATGTTGTTTCACTACTATAGAAATATCTTCAACCGATTTAACGAACTTGGAATAGCTCTCGGCTTCACACCTGAACAAATAGAACAAGCATACATGGACAAAAATGCCGTCAATCATAAGCGGCAGCAGGAGGGATATTGA
- a CDS encoding conserved phage C-terminal domain-containing protein: protein MAKYRHVHTTFWQDPKVTEEMTPEDRYFYLYLITNPNTTQIGIYPITKKQMAFDLGYSIESINSLMDRFQNHHKLIIYNGETRELVIKNWAKYNLIKGGKPMLDCVSKELREVKDKNMINLIYPRIQNDSIRELFDRYVNDTSHDTSTTSGQKEKEKEKEKEKKDILSGNPTVNPETQESEIPFKLIVDLLNKVTGKSFRHSSAATQRLIKARWNDGFRFEDFKTVILTKTNQWLKDDKMNKYLQPTTLFGTKFEGYLNEGAGVIKHAEYQISGGGGLKRKNDLPF, encoded by the coding sequence ATGGCTAAATACAGACATGTTCATACAACTTTCTGGCAGGACCCGAAAGTGACGGAAGAAATGACACCAGAGGATAGGTATTTTTATCTATATTTGATTACTAATCCGAACACAACTCAAATAGGAATTTATCCAATCACAAAGAAACAAATGGCATTTGATTTAGGGTATTCCATCGAGTCAATAAACAGTCTCATGGACCGTTTTCAGAATCATCATAAACTCATTATTTATAACGGTGAAACAAGAGAATTGGTCATTAAGAATTGGGCTAAGTACAACTTGATCAAGGGCGGAAAACCTATGTTAGATTGTGTGTCCAAAGAGCTTCGAGAAGTGAAAGACAAGAACATGATCAATCTAATATACCCACGCATTCAAAATGACAGTATAAGGGAATTGTTTGATCGATACGTCAACGATACGTCACACGATACGTCAACGACAAGTGGACAAAAAGAAAAAGAAAAAGAAAAAGAAAAAGAAAAGAAAGATATATTGTCGGGAAACCCGACTGTTAATCCTGAAACTCAAGAATCTGAAATTCCATTCAAACTGATTGTTGATCTTTTGAACAAAGTGACAGGAAAGTCTTTCAGACATTCATCTGCTGCTACACAAAGATTAATAAAAGCACGCTGGAATGACGGGTTCAGGTTTGAAGATTTTAAAACAGTGATCCTTACAAAGACTAATCAATGGCTTAAAGACGACAAAATGAATAAATATCTGCAGCCAACGACATTGTTTGGAACAAAGTTTGAAGGATACCTGAATGAAGGTGCGGGGGTGATAAAGCATGCAGAGTATCAAATCAGTGGTGGCGGAGGACTTAAACGCAAGAATGACCTTCCATTCTGA
- a CDS encoding helix-turn-helix domain-containing protein: protein MDDINKVIGQNLADLRKSSHLTLAQISEEIGVTHSYLSKLEAGKIKKPSFENLNAIADYFNVDLSYFATEKAELNKMSEEERDLVFSKKLSLDVIEKADIIDSNGNKITKDEREFMLNALKNYRESKAKFLESTSTEEE from the coding sequence ATGGATGATATTAATAAAGTCATTGGGCAAAACTTAGCTGATCTTAGAAAAAGTAGTCATTTGACACTTGCGCAAATTTCAGAAGAAATAGGAGTTACACACAGCTACCTATCAAAATTGGAAGCTGGGAAGATAAAAAAGCCTTCATTTGAAAATTTAAATGCGATAGCCGATTATTTTAATGTGGACCTTTCTTATTTTGCTACCGAAAAGGCTGAACTAAATAAAATGAGTGAAGAAGAAAGAGATCTAGTTTTCTCAAAAAAGTTAAGTTTAGACGTTATTGAGAAGGCAGACATAATAGATAGTAATGGTAATAAGATAACCAAAGACGAAAGAGAATTTATGCTTAATGCACTTAAAAATTATCGAGAATCCAAAGCAAAGTTTTTGGAGAGTACTTCGACAGAAGAAGAATGA
- a CDS encoding 2-methylaconitate cis-trans isomerase PrpF family protein encodes MRKVPITIMRGGTSKGVFIQANDAPYEHDELEAFLLDIMGSPDRLQVDGIGGGNSLTSKVAIIDKATRPDVDVNYTFAQVSINERYVDFKGNCGNISSAVGPYAIIKGLVQAVEPITTVRILNTNTNKVIVAEVEVENGEVIFEGDAEIPGVKGTGSPIYLSFEKPEGAVTGKTFPTGNRMDTIDTKFGEIPISIVDIANPIAFIRAKDLHLKGTELPEEFTDELLDDLEEIRSLAAEMCHFAPKDMATLQSPAVPKLAIINEPADYVDTNGVLRRAADMDIVVRMLSMQRPHQALAITGSVCVSASCFIDQTLPAQLYHGQDDTLRIGHPAGIMQTDIDVSQNRVKVIRTAREILDGVVFTKQDYIVRPHIKKEA; translated from the coding sequence ATGAGAAAAGTTCCAATCACAATCATGCGAGGCGGTACAAGCAAAGGGGTATTCATTCAAGCAAACGATGCACCCTATGAACACGATGAGCTCGAGGCATTTCTGTTAGACATTATGGGTAGTCCTGACCGGCTGCAGGTCGATGGGATTGGCGGTGGTAATTCTTTAACAAGCAAAGTAGCTATTATTGATAAGGCCACACGCCCCGATGTGGACGTGAACTATACGTTTGCACAAGTCAGCATTAATGAGAGATATGTCGACTTTAAAGGAAACTGCGGGAATATTTCGTCAGCGGTTGGACCATATGCCATCATTAAAGGGCTTGTGCAAGCGGTTGAGCCCATTACGACTGTACGTATCCTCAATACCAACACAAATAAAGTCATTGTAGCGGAGGTAGAGGTTGAAAACGGTGAAGTGATATTTGAAGGAGATGCAGAAATTCCAGGAGTAAAAGGGACAGGATCTCCCATCTATTTATCCTTTGAGAAGCCTGAGGGCGCTGTGACAGGTAAAACCTTTCCGACAGGGAACCGCATGGATACGATTGACACAAAGTTTGGAGAGATTCCGATCTCGATCGTTGACATCGCAAATCCAATTGCCTTTATCCGTGCGAAGGATCTTCATTTAAAAGGAACTGAATTGCCTGAGGAGTTTACAGACGAATTACTGGATGATTTAGAAGAAATTCGTTCCCTCGCTGCTGAAATGTGTCATTTTGCACCAAAAGACATGGCAACCTTACAGTCACCAGCCGTTCCGAAGCTTGCGATCATTAACGAACCTGCTGATTATGTCGATACAAATGGGGTGTTGAGACGAGCAGCCGATATGGATATCGTCGTACGCATGCTATCGATGCAAAGACCGCACCAAGCACTTGCCATTACAGGCTCTGTCTGCGTATCAGCCAGCTGTTTCATAGATCAAACACTTCCTGCACAGCTGTATCATGGTCAAGATGACACACTTCGAATCGGGCATCCTGCCGGGATTATGCAAACGGACATTGACGTGTCTCAAAATAGAGTCAAAGTGATTCGAACCGCAAGAGAAATTCTGGACGGTGTTGTCTTTACGAAACAAGACTATATCGTGCGGCCTCATATTAAAAAAGAAGCTTGA
- a CDS encoding DUF6906 family protein translates to MKKGGRKPTRAERKILVVNGLNPLYWLVEKNLTTSVHVVHKEVGRRKEIAK, encoded by the coding sequence ATGAAAAAAGGCGGTAGAAAGCCCACGAGAGCCGAAAGAAAGATTTTAGTAGTAAATGGGTTGAACCCACTTTATTGGCTCGTAGAAAAGAATTTGACGACATCTGTGCACGTTGTACACAAAGAGGTCGGTCGCAGAAAGGAAATTGCGAAATGA
- a CDS encoding XtrA/YqaO family protein encodes MNEPQRITLEKNDLFSADVEPGKIQVIVLDGINNTAHITEAPEHGHTIIETIKGKLDRIRFDYGFKFNK; translated from the coding sequence GTGAATGAACCACAACGAATCACATTAGAAAAAAACGACCTTTTTTCAGCTGATGTTGAACCGGGGAAAATTCAAGTGATTGTCCTAGACGGGATTAATAACACGGCTCATATAACAGAAGCGCCAGAGCATGGACACACGATAATCGAAACCATTAAAGGCAAATTAGATCGAATACGTTTTGACTACGGATTCAAATTCAATAAATAA
- a CDS encoding ATP-binding protein, with the protein MQSIKSVVAEDLNARMTFHSDYCNKHTFTRGSEEVVKPVRMMILNGKVVCPRCELEADEKKIQKDLERQIEFSQRTKNFNMLEKRSIFRDRTIAKATFDNYKVSEPEETANKRLMMDLVGYLKQGKVFNIFLQGHPGVGKSHLAYAALKALNVPPDPENPKDMGKSCLFINLADAAFAIQDSFHNKESKFTQGYVTGLIGDVDYLVIDDVGAETGSEHSKSEATNFIHKILYAVTSARQDKATIYTSNLTGDKLKQMYDTKLVSRMTKKSKYILFKNTFDKRDEELPF; encoded by the coding sequence ATGCAGAGTATCAAATCAGTGGTGGCGGAGGACTTAAACGCAAGAATGACCTTCCATTCTGATTACTGTAATAAGCACACATTCACACGAGGTAGTGAGGAAGTCGTAAAGCCTGTTCGTATGATGATCCTCAATGGCAAGGTGGTCTGTCCACGGTGTGAACTGGAGGCAGATGAGAAGAAGATCCAAAAAGACTTGGAGAGGCAGATCGAGTTTAGCCAGCGTACAAAGAATTTCAACATGCTGGAGAAGCGCAGCATCTTCCGAGACAGGACCATTGCTAAAGCGACGTTTGATAATTACAAAGTATCTGAGCCAGAGGAAACAGCGAACAAGCGCCTAATGATGGACCTTGTCGGTTATTTGAAACAAGGAAAAGTGTTTAATATCTTTCTCCAAGGTCATCCAGGAGTGGGGAAGAGCCACTTAGCTTATGCCGCACTCAAAGCTCTGAATGTGCCGCCTGATCCTGAGAACCCTAAAGACATGGGGAAATCATGCTTGTTTATAAACCTTGCTGATGCTGCTTTTGCAATTCAAGATTCTTTCCACAACAAAGAAAGCAAATTCACACAAGGTTATGTAACAGGACTGATAGGCGATGTGGATTATCTAGTGATTGATGATGTAGGCGCTGAAACGGGCTCTGAACATTCAAAGAGCGAAGCCACCAACTTTATACACAAGATACTTTATGCAGTCACATCAGCTAGACAGGACAAAGCGACGATTTACACCTCTAATTTAACTGGAGATAAATTAAAACAAATGTACGACACCAAACTTGTATCACGCATGACAAAAAAGTCTAAATACATTTTGTTTAAAAACACCTTTGATAAGCGTGACGAAGAACTACCTTTCTAG
- a CDS encoding BH0509 family protein has translation MTSDDRALMIEWLSLSNGAYGREHCEKLSDEELERIYNLNVPQRDE, from the coding sequence ATGACCAGTGACGATAGAGCTTTAATGATCGAGTGGTTGAGTCTTTCAAACGGCGCTTATGGGCGTGAGCATTGTGAAAAACTGTCTGACGAAGAACTCGAAAGAATCTATAATCTCAACGTTCCGCAGCGTGACGAATAA
- a CDS encoding ArpU family phage packaging/lysis transcriptional regulator, with the protein MTNKNDKNPNEQTGQMNLDIPQIDEEKTREKMERMLDKYKMLRLQTPEDFLPKITTTYTITPPSFSNQFHSSTEDAALKKMDWEIEREKYMKRIERGINRLTQKERRILVMLYMQNEEMFDYEIYAEMGLSQRNYYRFKNKAFYRLAFALREEVYKGGKS; encoded by the coding sequence ATGACTAATAAAAATGATAAGAATCCAAACGAACAAACAGGTCAAATGAATTTAGATATCCCTCAAATCGACGAGGAAAAAACTAGAGAAAAGATGGAAAGAATGCTAGATAAGTATAAGATGTTAAGGCTTCAAACGCCAGAAGACTTCCTCCCAAAAATCACAACAACATATACCATTACACCGCCGAGTTTTTCCAATCAGTTTCATTCTTCTACGGAAGATGCAGCACTTAAAAAAATGGATTGGGAGATCGAACGGGAAAAATACATGAAGCGAATCGAAAGGGGCATTAATCGTCTTACGCAAAAAGAGCGCCGCATCTTGGTAATGCTCTATATGCAGAATGAAGAAATGTTTGATTATGAAATCTATGCAGAAATGGGTCTAAGCCAGAGGAACTATTACCGATTCAAGAATAAAGCCTTTTACCGTTTAGCCTTCGCACTTAGAGAAGAAGTGTACAAGGGGGGCAAGTCATGA
- a CDS encoding site-specific integrase, giving the protein MNFVQPIRDFEKVEQMKAYLKRKNRRNYILFILGISTGLRISDILKIKKEDLLKTHLVLRETKTKKQKRIRIPPSVRNELIAYAKDLKDGSYVIKSRQGENKAIDRSVAYRILREAAEQVNITEIGTHTLRKTFGYHFYKQTKDVAMLQEIFNHASPDITLRYIGINQDNMDSAMMKFKI; this is encoded by the coding sequence ATGAATTTCGTTCAGCCGATAAGAGACTTTGAAAAGGTGGAGCAAATGAAGGCTTATTTAAAAAGGAAAAATAGAAGAAATTATATATTATTCATATTAGGGATCAGTACCGGCTTAAGGATATCTGATATCCTTAAGATCAAAAAGGAAGATTTGCTGAAAACACATCTGGTCCTCAGAGAAACAAAAACGAAGAAGCAAAAGAGAATTCGTATACCGCCATCAGTTAGAAATGAATTGATTGCGTATGCTAAGGACCTTAAAGACGGTTCATACGTGATCAAAAGCAGGCAAGGGGAAAACAAAGCTATAGATAGATCGGTGGCATATCGCATTCTTAGAGAAGCTGCTGAACAAGTGAACATTACTGAAATAGGCACGCACACATTAAGGAAGACCTTCGGCTACCATTTTTATAAACAGACAAAAGATGTGGCCATGCTGCAAGAAATATTCAATCATGCCAGCCCGGATATCACATTGAGATACATTGGAATTAACCAAGACAACATGGATTCCGCAATGATGAAGTTTAAGATATAA
- a CDS encoding AimR family lysis-lysogeny pheromone receptor: protein MSIIAKKDIGEILKNRLISDEITQVDIAKQIGITKGYMSKFLAGKEIAFWMVIEAVKCIIPEKEKDLMSDYCKSGIDKKYVFCALEYCYTKQLYDVMRFLIVEYSKAAPEACHIYKWILTHRGSFEIAYINKLHRNEYKSIEARALLTILEVYGYYNLGKYDMARLFIEKASDSLDDVKDPFVKKSFIARLDEVLANIYLKQDNNVVKARQFAESLLNSQISTNHILTANYLFALSYFMESYEKSYLYYCRVLEILEKESQRIDEVLQNKEEVAILQHYWFKEIDPQFNITKFTECLSHNHSLSEFYDDTSLRVYAYLFDGIKERRSDKLLLSLHYFSEKRDYFRANLPKIQLHKLDLDIRI, encoded by the coding sequence ATGAGTATAATTGCTAAAAAAGATATTGGGGAAATACTAAAAAACAGATTGATTTCAGATGAAATAACCCAAGTGGATATAGCAAAACAAATCGGAATTACTAAGGGTTACATGAGCAAGTTTCTAGCTGGGAAAGAAATAGCGTTCTGGATGGTCATAGAGGCCGTCAAATGCATAATTCCTGAAAAAGAAAAAGACTTAATGTCTGATTACTGCAAAAGCGGAATTGATAAAAAGTATGTTTTTTGCGCATTGGAATATTGCTATACAAAACAGTTATATGATGTCATGAGATTCCTTATTGTCGAATATTCTAAAGCAGCACCAGAGGCATGTCATATTTATAAATGGATATTAACACACCGGGGATCATTTGAAATTGCCTATATAAACAAACTTCACAGAAACGAATATAAGTCGATTGAAGCAAGAGCTTTGTTGACGATACTTGAAGTTTACGGATATTACAACCTTGGCAAGTATGATATGGCCCGTTTGTTTATTGAGAAGGCGTCTGATTCTTTAGATGATGTAAAAGACCCTTTCGTAAAGAAGAGTTTCATCGCAAGATTGGATGAAGTACTGGCAAATATTTATTTGAAACAAGATAACAACGTAGTCAAGGCAAGGCAATTTGCTGAATCACTTTTAAATTCTCAGATAAGCACTAATCACATCTTAACCGCAAACTATTTGTTTGCTCTATCTTATTTTATGGAATCATATGAAAAATCATATTTATATTATTGTAGAGTGCTTGAGATTTTAGAAAAGGAATCACAAAGAATAGACGAAGTACTTCAAAATAAGGAAGAGGTAGCAATTTTACAACATTATTGGTTTAAGGAAATTGATCCTCAATTCAATATAACTAAATTTACTGAATGCTTGTCACATAACCATTCACTAAGTGAGTTTTATGATGATACATCATTGAGAGTTTATGCATATCTTTTTGACGGAATCAAGGAAAGAAGAAGTGACAAACTACTGTTATCCTTGCATTATTTTTCCGAAAAAAGGGATTACTTCAGGGCAAACCTTCCAAAAATTCAGTTGCACAAATTAGATTTAGACATTAGAATCTAA
- a CDS encoding YopX family protein: MREIKFRAWDENAHEMVYEVGLTPEGIPYSIPNYAEASDQFDYYPSCHKMQFIGLRDSKGDEIYEGDIVQGSLRMRNDLHPIMQKVCMHRGCYMFGNWNAHEYFNKHQHIEVVGNIYEDPDLLEEAY, from the coding sequence ATGCGAGAGATTAAATTCCGAGCTTGGGATGAGAATGCTCACGAAATGGTTTATGAAGTAGGTTTGACACCAGAGGGGATACCTTATTCCATTCCAAACTATGCCGAGGCTAGTGATCAATTCGATTATTATCCCAGCTGTCACAAAATGCAGTTTATCGGATTGAGAGATTCAAAAGGTGATGAGATTTATGAAGGGGATATAGTTCAAGGCTCACTCCGAATGCGAAATGATCTTCATCCAATCATGCAAAAGGTGTGTATGCATAGGGGCTGCTACATGTTCGGAAATTGGAATGCTCATGAGTATTTCAACAAACATCAGCATATCGAAGTTGTCGGAAACATTTATGAAGATCCTGATCTATTGGAGGAAGCATATTGA
- a CDS encoding helix-turn-helix domain-containing protein produces the protein MKEKEFQSKPLLTKREREVFELLVQDKTTKEIASELFISEKTVRNHISNAKHIFYKTIIAIV, from the coding sequence TTGAAGGAGAAAGAGTTTCAATCCAAGCCGCTATTAACCAAAAGAGAAAGAGAAGTATTTGAATTGCTCGTCCAAGATAAAACAACAAAAGAAATTGCAAGCGAGCTTTTTATTAGCGAAAAGACTGTTCGAAATCATATTTCGAATGCTAAGCATATCTTTTACAAAACAATAATTGCCATCGTATAA
- a CDS encoding CitMHS family transporter has translation MLAILGLLMVVTFTFLIMTKRMHPVVALTVVPIIFALIGGFHSGLGDMMLDGLKTVAPSAALLLFAILFFGVMLDAGLFDPLIKLILRIVKGDPVKIAFGVAILSMLVALDGDGTTTYMITVSALLPLFLRIGMNPLILGTISLLSLGIMSGMTPWGGPATRAIAALGLDAAEFFIPLLPTMVGGGLFILFTAYVLGKKERKRIGIAEIQYKEEVSISPELAASIEDGVEDMKRPNLIWVNFFLTIAVMATLVLDIVPIPVLFLIGFVIALMINYPKVEDQRERILSHAGNALTVITLVFAAGIFTGIFSGTKMVESIAHLVIYMIPDSYSSFFPLIVALTSMPFTFVLSNDAYYFGVLPILAEAGAAYGIDPVEIARASIIGQPVHLLSPLVASTLLLVSMLNKDIGDLQKYALLWTVLTALFTTLIALLTGAISIF, from the coding sequence ATGCTAGCTATTTTAGGACTCTTAATGGTCGTGACTTTTACATTTCTTATTATGACAAAACGTATGCACCCGGTGGTGGCGTTAACCGTTGTACCGATCATTTTTGCATTGATCGGTGGGTTTCACAGTGGATTAGGGGATATGATGCTTGATGGACTCAAAACGGTTGCACCATCTGCTGCTTTATTGCTATTTGCGATTTTATTCTTCGGTGTCATGCTGGATGCTGGGCTATTTGATCCACTGATTAAGCTCATTTTACGTATTGTGAAAGGGGATCCTGTCAAAATTGCGTTTGGGGTAGCGATTTTGTCTATGCTTGTTGCATTAGATGGTGATGGGACAACAACATACATGATTACCGTATCAGCTTTACTGCCACTTTTCTTAAGAATTGGGATGAACCCGCTGATTTTAGGGACGATTTCATTATTATCATTAGGTATTATGAGCGGTATGACCCCGTGGGGTGGTCCAGCTACTCGAGCAATTGCTGCGCTTGGCTTGGATGCAGCGGAATTTTTTATTCCATTACTCCCGACGATGGTTGGGGGCGGTTTATTTATTCTTTTTACAGCCTATGTGCTTGGGAAAAAAGAGCGGAAGCGAATTGGGATTGCAGAGATTCAGTACAAAGAGGAAGTCTCGATCTCACCTGAATTGGCGGCGTCAATTGAAGATGGTGTAGAAGACATGAAGAGACCCAATCTCATTTGGGTAAACTTCTTCTTGACGATTGCGGTCATGGCGACACTTGTTTTAGATATCGTCCCGATTCCAGTTCTCTTTTTAATCGGATTTGTCATTGCTCTCATGATTAACTATCCAAAGGTTGAAGATCAGCGCGAAAGAATCTTATCACATGCCGGAAATGCCTTAACGGTCATTACCCTTGTGTTTGCAGCAGGAATTTTCACAGGAATTTTTTCGGGGACAAAAATGGTGGAGTCCATTGCTCATTTGGTCATTTACATGATTCCTGATTCCTACAGCTCATTTTTTCCGCTCATTGTTGCTTTAACGAGTATGCCATTTACATTTGTTCTTTCAAATGATGCTTATTATTTCGGGGTGCTGCCAATCTTGGCAGAAGCCGGCGCAGCATATGGGATTGATCCAGTGGAAATTGCGCGCGCCTCTATTATAGGACAGCCTGTCCACTTACTGAGCCCGCTAGTGGCCTCGACGCTGCTTCTTGTCAGCATGCTGAACAAAGATATTGGAGATTTGCAAAAATACGCACTGCTGTGGACCGTGTTAACTGCCCTTTTTACAACACTAATTGCTTTGTTAACAGGTGCCATTTCTATCTTTTAA